In one Oncorhynchus nerka isolate Pitt River linkage group LG7, Oner_Uvic_2.0, whole genome shotgun sequence genomic region, the following are encoded:
- the LOC115132504 gene encoding proton-transporting V-type ATPase complex assembly regulator TMEM9-like, with protein MSSRREQSSRSLLFGLLLVLLCEVFSFAHASKSFEDVRCKCICPPYRNITGHIYSRNVSQKDCNCLHVVEPMPVPGHDVEAYCLLCECKYEERSSNTIKVTIIIYLSVVGSLLLYMLFLLLVEPLIRKHDPYIQPLHNEDDSEDMRPQPECAAAAAQGGRGNTVLERVEGAQQRWKKQVQEQRKTVFDRHKMLS; from the exons atgtcatccaggagAGAACAGAGTTCCAGGTCTCTCCTATTTGGCTTGCTGCTTGTGCTGCTCTGTGAGGTGTTCTCGTTTGCACATGCAAGCAAG AGTTTTGAAGACGTGCGCTGCAAGTGTATCTGTCCACCCTACAGGAACATCACTGGACACATCTACAGCAGGAATGTCTCCCAGAAAGATTG TAACTGCCTCCATGTAGTGGAGCCCATGCCAGTGCCAGGCCATGATGTGGAGGCCTACTGTCTGCTGTGTGAGTGCAAGTATGAGGAACGCAGCAGCAACACCATCAAG GTGACGATCATCATCTACCTGTCAGTGGTGGGCTCTCTGCTACTCTACATGTTGTTCCTGCTTCTGGTTGAACCTCTCATCCGTAAACATGACCCCTACATCCAACCCCTTCACAACGAGGACGACTCTGAG GACATGCGGCCGCAGCCTgagtgtgctgctgctgctgcccaggGAGGCAGGGGTAACACGGTACTGGAACGGGTAGAGGGAGCCCAGCAGCGCTGGAAAAAACAGGTCCAGGAACAGCGCAAGACTGTCTTTGACCGACACAAGATGCTTAGTTAA